The following coding sequences are from one Shewanella putrefaciens window:
- a CDS encoding DUF1852 domain-containing protein translates to MNKHFTFTINSICLDENYHPSDKTRITTNFANLARGSHRQANLRNALKMIDNSFNALAHWDNPKGDRYSVELEIISVNLDIDGSGQTFPSIEVLKTNIVDHKTNKRIEGIVGNNFSSYVRDYDFSVLLAEHNKGQAKFSIPDDFGGLHGKLFQSFVNSDAYKQNFNKPPVICLSVSDNKTYHRIENQHPVLGVEYQPNESSLTEQYFKKMGLQVRYFMPPNSVAPLAFYFFGDLLNDYTHLELISTISTMGTFQKIYRPEIYNANAVAGKCYQPNLKNLDHSLTQIVYDRAERSQLANEQGKFAAEHFIKPYQTFFEQWSANYL, encoded by the coding sequence ATGAATAAGCATTTTACATTTACGATTAACAGCATTTGTCTTGATGAAAATTATCATCCCTCAGACAAGACGCGTATCACGACCAACTTTGCTAATTTGGCCAGAGGCAGTCATCGCCAAGCGAACTTACGCAACGCGTTAAAGATGATTGATAATAGTTTTAATGCCTTAGCGCATTGGGATAACCCTAAAGGCGATCGTTATTCTGTCGAACTTGAAATTATCTCCGTTAATTTGGATATTGACGGCAGTGGTCAAACCTTCCCATCGATTGAAGTATTGAAAACCAATATTGTTGATCATAAAACCAATAAACGTATTGAAGGCATTGTAGGTAATAATTTTTCATCTTACGTACGCGATTATGACTTTAGCGTATTACTGGCAGAACATAATAAGGGCCAAGCCAAATTTAGTATTCCAGATGATTTTGGTGGACTACATGGCAAGCTATTTCAGTCTTTTGTTAATTCTGATGCTTACAAACAGAATTTTAATAAGCCACCGGTTATCTGCCTCAGTGTGTCGGATAATAAAACCTACCATAGAATTGAGAATCAGCATCCAGTATTAGGGGTTGAATATCAGCCAAATGAGTCGTCTTTAACTGAGCAATATTTCAAAAAAATGGGCTTACAGGTGCGCTATTTTATGCCGCCAAATAGTGTGGCGCCTTTAGCTTTTTATTTCTTTGGTGATTTACTGAATGATTACACCCATCTTGAGTTGATAAGCACCATCAGCACTATGGGCACCTTTCAAAAAATCTATCGGCCAGAGATTTATAACGCCAATGCCGTTGCAGGGAAATGCTATCAACCTAATTTGAAAAACTTGGATCATTCACTGACTCAAATTGTTTATGACCGAGCAGAACGTAGCCAATTGGCGAATGAGCAAGGCAAATTTGCAGCGGAGCACTTTATCAAACCCTATCAAACGTTTTTTGAACAATGGTCTGCTAATTATCTTTAG